A genomic stretch from Zeimonas sediminis includes:
- a CDS encoding BCCT family transporter — translation MLRNLAYVLIAGFVGWALAAPKHFEGVAGAALAFTTQKFSWFYLWTVFALVVASLVLAFGRYGSIRLGDDDEEPAFSRMSWFSMLFAAGMGIGLVFWGVAEPLSHYVAPPPGIAAKTPEAANAAMRYAFFHWGAHPWAVYSVVALAIAFFQFRRKLPITIGATMSGLPDRMQGRWVHAVDLLAVLATAFGVATSLGLGALQINSGLARVFGLPVGVASQIGIIAVTTAIFLASSASGLERGIKWLSNTNLILAGLLALFVLLVGPTAAILDTFTTTLGRYLSEFVQMSLRLTPFRAESTWVGGWTVFYWAWWISWSPFVGLFIARVSRGRTIREFVIGTMLVPSLAGFAWFSVFGGTALHVEIFEGVALSEAAGQNAATALFALFDTLPASLLLSVVATILVLVFFVTSGDSATFVLGMLSDRGNPDPSLRIKLSWGILVALIAAALLVGGGLKALQTAAIVMALPFALVILLMLASLLRALRDEADRLEREERAMRRRIRDQARAAEGQAAAPGAQSKE, via the coding sequence ATGCTGCGCAACCTCGCCTACGTCCTGATCGCCGGCTTCGTGGGCTGGGCGCTCGCCGCGCCGAAGCACTTCGAGGGCGTGGCCGGCGCGGCCCTCGCCTTCACCACGCAGAAGTTCAGCTGGTTCTACCTGTGGACGGTCTTCGCGCTGGTCGTCGCCAGCCTGGTTCTCGCCTTCGGCCGCTACGGCAGCATCAGGCTGGGCGACGACGACGAGGAGCCGGCCTTCTCGCGCATGTCGTGGTTCTCGATGCTGTTCGCCGCCGGCATGGGCATCGGCCTGGTGTTCTGGGGCGTCGCCGAGCCGCTCTCCCACTACGTGGCCCCGCCGCCCGGCATCGCGGCGAAGACGCCGGAAGCGGCGAACGCGGCGATGCGCTACGCCTTCTTCCACTGGGGCGCGCACCCCTGGGCGGTCTACAGCGTGGTGGCGCTCGCAATCGCGTTCTTCCAGTTCCGGCGCAAGCTGCCGATCACGATCGGCGCGACGATGTCGGGGCTGCCCGACCGCATGCAGGGCCGCTGGGTGCACGCGGTCGACCTGCTCGCGGTGCTCGCGACCGCCTTCGGCGTGGCGACCTCGCTGGGCCTGGGCGCGCTGCAGATCAACAGCGGCCTGGCGCGGGTCTTCGGGCTGCCGGTCGGGGTCGCCTCGCAGATCGGCATCATCGCGGTCACCACCGCGATCTTCCTGGCGTCGTCCGCCTCGGGCCTCGAGCGCGGCATCAAGTGGCTGTCGAACACCAACCTGATCCTCGCCGGGCTGCTCGCGCTGTTCGTGCTGCTGGTCGGGCCGACTGCCGCGATCCTCGACACCTTCACGACCACGCTCGGGCGCTACCTGTCGGAGTTCGTGCAGATGAGCCTGAGGCTCACGCCCTTCCGCGCCGAGTCCACCTGGGTCGGCGGCTGGACGGTCTTCTACTGGGCCTGGTGGATATCGTGGTCGCCGTTCGTGGGCCTGTTCATCGCCCGGGTTTCGCGCGGGCGCACGATCCGCGAGTTCGTGATCGGCACGATGCTCGTCCCCAGCCTCGCCGGCTTCGCCTGGTTCTCGGTCTTCGGCGGCACGGCCCTGCACGTCGAGATCTTCGAGGGCGTGGCGCTTTCCGAAGCCGCGGGGCAGAACGCCGCGACCGCGCTGTTCGCGCTGTTCGACACCCTGCCCGCGTCGCTGCTGCTGTCCGTCGTCGCGACGATCCTGGTGCTGGTGTTCTTCGTCACCTCGGGCGACTCCGCGACCTTCGTGCTCGGCATGCTCAGCGACCGGGGCAATCCCGACCCGTCGCTTCGGATCAAGCTCTCTTGGGGAATCCTGGTGGCACTGATCGCGGCCGCGCTGCTGGTCGGCGGCGGGCTGAAGGCGCTGCAGACGGCGGCCATCGTGATGGCCTTGCCCTTCGCGCTCGTGATCCTGCTGATGCTGGCTTCGCTGCTGCGCGCGCTGCGCGACGAGGCCGACCGGCTCGAGCGCGAGGAGCGCGCGATGCGCCGGCGGATCCGCGACCAGGCCCGGGCGGCCGAAGGCCAGGCCGCCGCGCCCGGCGCTCAATCGAAGGAATAG
- the queG gene encoding tRNA epoxyqueuosine(34) reductase QueG has translation MSSTPDLETATLRQWAAELGFASLGVAGVDLSSVEGGLQAWLSAGWHGEMDYMARHGMARARPAELVPGTVSAIMVTLDYAPDDPDWIERAWRTLASPERACVSRYALGRDYHKVVRSRLQKLAERIAAAVGPFGHRVFCDSAPVMEVELARRAGLGWRGKHTLLIHPKRGSTFFIGTLYTDLALPADDPQADHCGSCERCIEACPTGAIVAPYRLDARRCISYLTIELKGAIPEPLRAPIGNRIYGCDDCQLACPWNRFARPATLPDFAPRNGLDAASLAELFAWSAGDFDARLAGSPIRRIGHERWLRNLAVALGNASGDEAAIDAARQALLSRVDDPSALVREHVGWALAQLSEPARSRTASRPARPASTR, from the coding sequence ATGTCGTCGACGCCGGATCTGGAAACCGCAACGCTGCGGCAGTGGGCCGCCGAGCTGGGCTTCGCGTCGCTCGGCGTGGCCGGCGTCGACCTGTCGTCGGTCGAAGGCGGGCTGCAGGCCTGGCTCTCGGCCGGCTGGCACGGCGAGATGGATTATATGGCCCGCCACGGCATGGCCCGGGCGCGACCGGCCGAACTGGTGCCCGGCACGGTCAGCGCGATCATGGTCACGCTCGACTACGCGCCCGACGACCCCGACTGGATCGAGCGCGCGTGGCGCACGCTCGCCTCGCCCGAGCGCGCCTGCGTGTCGCGCTACGCGCTGGGCCGCGACTATCACAAGGTCGTGCGATCCCGGCTGCAGAAGCTCGCCGAGCGCATCGCCGCCGCGGTCGGCCCCTTCGGCCACCGGGTGTTCTGCGACTCGGCGCCGGTCATGGAGGTCGAGTTGGCGCGCCGGGCCGGACTGGGCTGGCGCGGCAAGCACACGCTGCTGATCCATCCGAAGCGCGGCTCGACCTTCTTCATCGGCACGCTGTACACCGACCTGGCCCTGCCGGCCGACGACCCGCAGGCCGATCACTGCGGCAGCTGCGAGCGCTGCATCGAGGCCTGCCCGACCGGCGCGATCGTCGCCCCGTACCGGCTCGATGCGCGGCGCTGCATCTCCTACCTGACGATCGAGCTGAAGGGGGCAATTCCCGAGCCGCTGCGCGCGCCGATCGGCAACCGGATCTACGGCTGTGACGACTGCCAGCTCGCCTGTCCGTGGAACCGTTTCGCCCGTCCCGCAACGCTGCCCGACTTCGCGCCTCGCAACGGGCTGGACGCGGCGAGCCTGGCCGAGCTGTTCGCGTGGAGCGCCGGCGACTTCGACGCGAGGCTGGCCGGCTCGCCGATCCGGCGCATCGGCCACGAGCGCTGGCTGCGCAACCTCGCGGTGGCGCTGGGCAACGCGAGCGGCGACGAGGCCGCGATCGATGCGGCGCGGCAGGCGCTGCTGTCGCGCGTCGACGACCCTTCGGCGCTGGTGCGCGAGCACGTCGGCTGGGCGCTGGCCCAGCTCAGCGAACCAGCCCGGTCCAGAACGGCATCGCGACCAGCGAGGCCAGCATCGACACGGTGA
- a CDS encoding AEC family transporter, translated as MNTITLLFPDLALIAIGQLLFRAGIWGRGFWQELEKMIYFLLFPALLFNTILRTNLGSAGALPALSVVMGAIAVGIFLGFLARPVLRPVPVQFASGVQCAFRFNSYILLALSQRFAGEPGLALAAIIMGAAVPILNVAAVWPLARNVGSGLARELARNPLILATIAGLAGNLAGLSLPEPISATIGRLGSASLALGLLAAGAGLRLERSPSSDAASRASAIKLAAWFTTVKLVAMPATALALSTAFGLPPLAQQIAVMYSTMPTAPAAYILASRMGGDGPFVAMLVTVSMLASLVAMPFWTGLVR; from the coding sequence ATGAACACGATCACCCTTCTCTTCCCCGACCTCGCGCTGATCGCGATCGGGCAACTGCTGTTCCGCGCAGGCATCTGGGGCCGGGGCTTCTGGCAGGAGCTCGAGAAGATGATCTATTTCCTGCTGTTCCCGGCGCTGCTGTTCAACACGATCCTGCGGACCAACCTGGGGTCGGCCGGCGCGCTGCCGGCGCTTTCGGTGGTGATGGGCGCGATCGCGGTCGGGATCTTCCTCGGCTTCCTGGCGAGGCCGGTGCTGAGGCCGGTTCCGGTGCAGTTCGCGTCCGGCGTGCAGTGCGCGTTCCGGTTCAACTCCTACATCCTGCTCGCGCTGTCGCAGCGCTTCGCCGGCGAGCCCGGCCTGGCGCTGGCGGCGATCATCATGGGCGCCGCGGTGCCGATCCTGAACGTGGCCGCGGTATGGCCGCTCGCGCGCAACGTGGGCAGCGGGCTGGCGCGCGAGCTGGCGCGCAACCCGCTGATCCTCGCGACGATCGCGGGGCTGGCCGGCAACCTGGCAGGCCTGTCGCTGCCCGAGCCGATCTCGGCCACGATCGGCCGGCTCGGCAGCGCGTCGCTCGCGCTGGGGCTGCTGGCCGCGGGCGCGGGCCTGCGGCTGGAGCGATCGCCGAGCTCGGATGCGGCCTCGCGCGCGAGCGCGATCAAGCTCGCGGCATGGTTCACCACGGTCAAGCTGGTCGCGATGCCGGCGACCGCGTTGGCGCTGTCGACCGCGTTCGGGCTCCCTCCGCTCGCCCAGCAGATCGCGGTGATGTACTCGACGATGCCGACCGCCCCGGCCGCCTACATCCTGGCGAGCCGCATGGGCGGCGACGGGCCCTTCGTGGCAATGCTGGTCACCGTGTCGATGCTGGCCTCGCTGGTCGCGATGCCGTTCTGGACCGGGCTGGTTCGCTGA
- the gnd gene encoding phosphogluconate dehydrogenase (NAD(+)-dependent, decarboxylating) — translation MIGLGRMGGNMARRLARAGIAVEGFDPQAASRDALAGEPSLRLHGSLADAVAALPAPRAIWLMLPAGEITETALAELRGLLSAGDLVVDGGNANYLDSQRRAADMAAAGIAFADCGVSGGVWGLENGYCLMFGADDARVAERVAGYARALAPAPDRGWLHCGPAGAGHFTKMIHNGIEYGMMQAIAEGFALLEGRADMKLDLGAIAELWRHGSVVRSWLLDLTADALREPGAIGSVAPLVPDSGEGRWTVDEAVRQGTPAPVIAMALMSRFDSQGRADTGNRLLALMRKGFGGHAVTAASATKAQP, via the coding sequence ATGATCGGACTGGGCAGGATGGGCGGCAACATGGCGCGGCGCCTCGCGCGGGCGGGCATCGCGGTCGAAGGCTTCGACCCGCAGGCCGCGAGCCGCGACGCGCTGGCCGGCGAGCCGAGCCTGCGCCTGCACGGCTCGCTCGCCGACGCGGTGGCCGCGCTGCCCGCGCCGCGCGCGATCTGGCTGATGCTGCCGGCCGGCGAGATCACCGAGACCGCGCTGGCCGAGCTGCGCGGCCTGCTGTCGGCCGGCGACCTGGTCGTCGACGGCGGCAACGCGAACTACCTCGACTCGCAGCGCCGCGCCGCCGACATGGCGGCCGCCGGCATCGCCTTCGCCGACTGCGGCGTGTCGGGCGGCGTGTGGGGGCTCGAGAACGGCTACTGCCTGATGTTCGGCGCGGACGACGCCCGGGTCGCCGAACGCGTGGCCGGCTATGCCCGCGCGCTCGCCCCGGCGCCCGATCGCGGCTGGCTGCACTGCGGCCCCGCCGGCGCCGGCCACTTCACCAAGATGATCCACAACGGCATCGAGTACGGGATGATGCAGGCGATCGCTGAAGGCTTCGCGCTGCTCGAAGGCCGCGCGGACATGAAGCTCGACCTGGGCGCGATCGCCGAGCTGTGGCGGCACGGCAGCGTCGTGCGCTCCTGGCTGCTGGACCTGACCGCCGACGCGCTTCGCGAGCCCGGCGCGATCGGCTCGGTCGCCCCGCTGGTGCCCGACTCGGGCGAGGGTCGCTGGACCGTCGACGAGGCGGTGCGGCAGGGCACGCCGGCCCCGGTGATCGCGATGGCGCTGATGAGCCGCTTCGACTCGCAGGGCCGCGCCGATACCGGCAACCGCCTGCTCGCGCTGATGCGCAAGGGTTTCGGCGGCCACGCGGTGACCGCGGCCTCGGCCACGAAGGCGCAGCCGTGA
- a CDS encoding N-acetylmuramoyl-L-alanine amidase: MPERDSRRRLLRAGFRAGSGAALSRAVAAALAALGAPAARATTIVAVRVWPARDYTRVTLELDAPLRSTHLLLSDPPRLVVDLEGLEIDLALRELIAKVQPDDPYIAQVRIGQNRPRVARVVFDLKSEVDPQLFTLPPIGEYRHRLVLDLYPAVPHDPLAALLEQMRPPGGPAMPAPAARDPLAALLGGHLPGKSAVDEVPRVPAPAPGAEAPAPSGEAGAAASRHGPAKSRAPGRSGGQAAPAAGEPRRLVTIAIDAGHGGEDPGAIGRAGTREKDVVLRIAQLLRERIQADPEMRPYMTRDGDYFVPLATRVAKARRVQADLLVSIHADAFVRPTARGASVYVLSERGATSSAASWLASRENASDLIGGVNLNARNAEVRQVLLDLSTSAQIQASSLIGQRVLGELGEVGQLHKPRIEQAGFAVLKAPDIPSILVETAFISNPHEERRLRDRRYQAQIADAIYRGIKAWIRSHPPASRGRLV; encoded by the coding sequence ATGCCTGAACGCGATTCGCGCCGCCGGCTTCTGCGGGCCGGATTCAGGGCTGGCAGCGGCGCCGCGCTGAGCCGCGCGGTGGCGGCCGCGCTGGCCGCGCTGGGCGCGCCGGCCGCGCGCGCCACGACGATCGTCGCGGTCAGGGTATGGCCGGCGCGCGACTACACCCGCGTCACGCTGGAGCTCGACGCGCCGCTTAGATCGACGCACCTGCTGCTGTCGGATCCGCCGCGGCTGGTCGTCGACCTGGAAGGCCTGGAGATCGACCTCGCGCTGCGCGAACTGATCGCGAAGGTGCAGCCCGACGATCCGTACATCGCGCAGGTGCGGATCGGCCAGAATCGGCCGCGGGTCGCGCGCGTCGTCTTCGACCTGAAGTCCGAGGTCGATCCGCAGCTGTTCACGCTGCCGCCGATCGGCGAATACCGGCATCGGCTGGTGCTGGACCTCTACCCGGCGGTTCCCCACGACCCGCTCGCGGCGCTGCTCGAGCAGATGAGGCCGCCCGGCGGCCCGGCCATGCCGGCGCCCGCCGCGCGGGATCCGCTCGCCGCGCTGCTCGGCGGGCACTTGCCGGGCAAGTCGGCCGTGGACGAAGTCCCGCGGGTGCCGGCGCCCGCGCCCGGAGCCGAGGCTCCGGCGCCCTCGGGCGAGGCCGGCGCCGCCGCGTCGCGGCACGGACCGGCTAAGTCGCGCGCGCCCGGGCGCTCGGGCGGGCAGGCAGCGCCGGCGGCCGGCGAGCCGCGGCGGCTGGTCACGATCGCGATCGACGCCGGCCACGGCGGCGAGGACCCCGGCGCGATCGGGCGCGCCGGCACCCGCGAAAAGGACGTCGTGCTGAGGATCGCGCAGCTGCTGCGCGAGCGGATACAGGCCGACCCCGAGATGCGGCCCTACATGACCCGCGACGGCGACTACTTCGTTCCGCTGGCCACGCGGGTCGCCAAGGCGCGGCGCGTGCAGGCCGACCTGCTCGTGTCGATCCACGCCGACGCGTTCGTGAGGCCCACCGCGCGCGGCGCGTCGGTCTACGTGCTGTCCGAGCGCGGCGCCACCAGCTCGGCGGCGAGTTGGCTGGCCAGCCGCGAGAACGCGTCCGACCTGATCGGCGGCGTGAACCTGAACGCCCGCAACGCGGAGGTCAGGCAAGTGCTGCTCGACCTGTCCACGAGCGCCCAGATCCAGGCTTCCAGCCTGATCGGCCAGCGGGTGCTGGGCGAACTCGGCGAGGTCGGCCAGCTGCACAAGCCGCGAATCGAGCAGGCGGGCTTCGCGGTGCTTAAGGCCCCGGACATTCCGTCGATCCTGGTCGAGACCGCCTTCATCAGCAACCCGCACGAAGAGCGCAGGCTGCGGGACCGCCGCTACCAGGCGCAGATCGCCGACGCGATCTACCGCGGGATCAAGGCCTGGATACGCAGCCATCCGCCGGCCTCGCGCGGCCGGCTGGTCTGA
- the miaA gene encoding tRNA (adenosine(37)-N6)-dimethylallyltransferase MiaA — MTAGDAPVVMLLGPTASGKTAAALEIASRLPVEIVSVDSALVYRGMDIGTAKPSAEERRRVPHHLIDLIEPTESYSAARFVADARAAIAAIRDRGRLPLLVGGTMLYAKAFAEGLHALPQGDPALRDRIEDEARALGWPALHARLAAIDPRTASRLAPNDAQRIQRALEIAELTGVPMSEWLERQRPAEGPGQAIATIALEPSSRAALHERIAQRFEAMIAAGFVDEVRRLRARGDLHAGLPSMRCVGYRQLWQWCDAGEPGGEAWRQTVAAGIAATRQLAKRQLTWLRAMPGRTTVDCLAANAAAQALEAMRRAVGA; from the coding sequence ATGACCGCCGGCGACGCCCCGGTGGTGATGCTGCTCGGGCCGACCGCCTCGGGCAAGACGGCGGCCGCGCTGGAGATCGCCTCGCGGCTGCCGGTCGAGATCGTGTCGGTCGACTCGGCGCTGGTCTACCGCGGCATGGACATCGGCACCGCCAAGCCGAGCGCCGAGGAAAGGCGCCGGGTGCCGCACCACCTGATCGACCTGATCGAGCCCACCGAGAGCTACTCGGCGGCGCGCTTCGTGGCCGACGCCCGGGCCGCGATCGCGGCGATCCGCGACCGCGGCCGGCTGCCGCTGCTGGTCGGCGGCACGATGCTCTACGCGAAGGCCTTCGCCGAGGGCCTGCACGCGCTGCCGCAGGGCGACCCCGCCCTGCGCGACCGGATCGAGGACGAGGCCCGCGCGCTCGGCTGGCCGGCGCTGCACGCGCGACTCGCGGCGATCGACCCGCGCACCGCCTCGCGGCTCGCGCCGAACGACGCGCAGCGGATCCAGCGCGCGCTCGAGATCGCCGAGCTGACCGGCGTGCCGATGTCGGAGTGGCTCGAGCGACAGCGCCCGGCCGAGGGCCCCGGGCAGGCGATCGCGACGATCGCGCTGGAGCCCTCTTCGCGCGCGGCGCTGCACGAGCGCATCGCGCAGCGCTTCGAGGCGATGATCGCCGCCGGCTTCGTCGACGAGGTTCGACGGCTGCGGGCGCGCGGCGACCTGCACGCGGGGCTGCCGTCGATGCGCTGCGTCGGCTACCGGCAGCTGTGGCAGTGGTGCGATGCCGGCGAGCCGGGCGGCGAAGCCTGGCGCCAGACTGTGGCCGCCGGCATCGCCGCGACGCGCCAGCTCGCCAAGCGCCAGCTGACCTGGCTGCGCGCGATGCCCGGCCGCACGACGGTCGACTGCCTGGCCGCGAATGCCGCCGCGCAGGCGCTGGAAGCGATGCGCCGCGCGGTCGGCGCCTGA
- the mutL gene encoding DNA mismatch repair endonuclease MutL, translated as MNSPLPRRPIAPLPDRLISQIAAGEVVERPASVVKELLENAIDAGATRISLRIEEGGVRRIVVSDDGAGIPETELPLAPRRHATSKIASLEELERVATLGFRGEALASIASVARLVITSRTAEAGHASRLDADSGKIEPAAGTRGTTIEVLDLYAATPARRKFLKTPATEAAHCLEALRRVALAHPDIAFEAINDGRAADPMPATGWRERALAGLGDEYRSAHRVVDAEAGGLRLQGVLGAPTLNRARADRQFLYVNGRFVRDRLLGYAARQAYADMMHGDRHAAWVLYLWLDPSLVDANVHPAKTEVRFRDASAVRSFVFHAVQDALREAHRATGAEAEPGERAGGSWPAPAPAAAAAPGFEAFRFAARGGAIGSRLTAADVSRSLAFHAPGPGGGFLDMLARDGAAPGAGPSPSTGTDRLAGRDAALPSAHDEARAAAMPDDAQGGPAGIPPLGYAIAQLHGLYVLAQNAAGLVVVDMHAAHERIVYERLKSAVSETGLSQQPLLIPATFRADPLDVRAVEDEQDAIARLGLEITAMGPDVLAVRAVPAELARGDVVGLARSVIAELREYGASAALAARRDQLLATMACHAAVRANRRLGLDEMNALLRDIERTPAADQCNHGRPTWVQVGIDELDRLFLRGR; from the coding sequence ATGAATTCCCCGCTGCCGCGGCGCCCGATCGCGCCGCTTCCCGACCGCCTGATCAGCCAGATTGCCGCCGGCGAGGTCGTCGAGCGGCCGGCCTCGGTCGTCAAGGAACTGCTGGAGAACGCGATCGACGCCGGCGCGACGCGGATCTCTTTGCGGATCGAGGAGGGCGGCGTTCGCCGCATCGTGGTCTCCGACGACGGCGCTGGCATCCCCGAGACCGAGCTGCCGCTGGCCCCGCGGCGGCACGCGACCAGCAAGATCGCTTCGCTCGAGGAGCTCGAGCGGGTGGCCACGCTGGGCTTTCGCGGCGAGGCGCTCGCCTCGATCGCCTCGGTGGCCCGGCTGGTGATCACGAGCCGGACCGCCGAGGCCGGACATGCCAGCCGCCTCGACGCCGACAGCGGGAAGATCGAGCCGGCCGCCGGCACTCGCGGCACCACGATCGAGGTGCTCGACCTGTACGCGGCCACGCCGGCCCGGCGCAAGTTCCTCAAGACGCCCGCCACCGAAGCGGCGCACTGCCTGGAGGCGCTGCGCCGGGTCGCGCTGGCGCACCCGGACATCGCCTTCGAAGCGATCAACGACGGCCGCGCCGCCGACCCGATGCCCGCCACCGGCTGGCGCGAGCGCGCGCTGGCGGGGCTTGGCGACGAGTACCGGAGCGCCCACCGGGTCGTCGACGCCGAGGCCGGGGGGTTGCGACTGCAGGGGGTGCTGGGCGCGCCCACGCTGAACCGGGCCCGCGCGGACCGCCAGTTCCTCTACGTCAACGGCCGCTTCGTGCGCGACCGCCTGCTCGGCTACGCGGCCAGGCAGGCCTACGCCGACATGATGCACGGCGACCGGCACGCGGCCTGGGTGCTCTACCTGTGGCTTGACCCGTCGCTGGTCGACGCGAACGTGCACCCGGCCAAGACCGAGGTGCGCTTTCGCGACGCGTCGGCCGTGCGCTCCTTCGTGTTCCACGCGGTCCAGGACGCGCTGCGCGAGGCGCACCGCGCGACCGGGGCCGAGGCCGAGCCTGGGGAGCGCGCCGGGGGCAGCTGGCCGGCCCCGGCCCCCGCCGCGGCCGCAGCGCCGGGCTTCGAGGCCTTCCGGTTCGCCGCGCGGGGCGGCGCGATCGGCTCCCGGCTCACCGCCGCCGACGTGAGCCGCAGCCTCGCCTTCCACGCGCCCGGGCCCGGCGGCGGTTTCCTGGACATGCTGGCCCGCGACGGCGCGGCGCCCGGGGCCGGCCCGTCCCCGTCGACCGGCACGGACCGGCTCGCCGGCCGCGACGCCGCTCTGCCGAGCGCGCACGACGAAGCACGGGCGGCCGCCATGCCCGACGACGCGCAAGGGGGGCCCGCCGGCATCCCGCCGCTCGGCTACGCGATCGCGCAGCTGCACGGCCTGTACGTGCTCGCCCAGAACGCAGCCGGCCTGGTCGTCGTCGACATGCACGCCGCGCACGAGCGGATCGTCTACGAGCGCCTGAAGTCGGCCGTCTCCGAAACGGGCCTGTCGCAGCAGCCGCTGCTGATCCCGGCCACCTTTCGTGCCGATCCGCTCGACGTGCGGGCGGTCGAGGACGAGCAGGACGCGATCGCCCGGCTCGGGCTGGAGATCACCGCGATGGGTCCCGACGTGCTGGCGGTGCGCGCGGTGCCGGCCGAGCTGGCCCGCGGCGACGTGGTCGGCCTGGCGCGATCGGTGATCGCCGAACTGCGCGAGTACGGCGCCTCGGCGGCACTGGCCGCGCGCCGCGACCAGTTGCTCGCCACGATGGCCTGCCACGCCGCGGTGCGCGCGAACCGGCGGCTGGGCCTCGACGAGATGAACGCGCTGCTGCGCGACATCGAGCGCACGCCGGCCGCCGACCAGTGCAACCACGGCCGGCCGACCTGGGTGCAGGTCGGCATCGACGAGCTCGACCGCCTGTTCCTGCGCGGCCGATGA
- a CDS encoding gluconokinase, protein MGVSGCGKSTVGGALAQALGWRFADGDDFHPPANVEKMRAGIPLDDADRAPWLARLNAMMRESVAAGRPVVLACSALRQRYRDTLAAGLPGLRFVHLSGSAELIGARLAARRHRYMPPALLASQFATLEPPRDALTLDVGEAVDALVAAIVAGLRPEAGAGPAGAPGAGERAAPPR, encoded by the coding sequence ATGGGCGTGTCGGGCTGCGGCAAGTCGACCGTGGGCGGCGCGCTCGCGCAGGCGCTGGGCTGGCGCTTCGCCGACGGCGACGACTTCCACCCGCCGGCCAACGTCGAGAAGATGCGCGCCGGGATCCCGCTCGACGACGCAGACCGGGCGCCGTGGCTGGCGCGGCTCAACGCGATGATGCGGGAATCGGTGGCCGCCGGCCGGCCGGTGGTGCTCGCCTGCTCGGCGTTGCGCCAGCGCTATCGCGACACGCTGGCCGCCGGCCTGCCCGGGCTGCGCTTCGTTCACCTGTCGGGCAGCGCCGAGCTGATCGGCGCGCGGCTGGCCGCGCGCCGGCACCGCTACATGCCGCCGGCGCTGCTGGCGAGCCAGTTCGCGACGCTCGAGCCGCCGCGCGATGCGCTGACGCTCGACGTCGGCGAGGCGGTGGACGCGCTGGTCGCGGCGATCGTCGCCGGCCTTCGCCCGGAGGCGGGCGCCGGGCCCGCCGGCGCGCCGGGCGCGGGCGAGCGGGCGGCGCCCCCTCGATAG
- a CDS encoding response regulator transcription factor — MKILAISRDESGLGPLAEPLRMAGHQVEAAASTAAADEALRGGHFDAIVVDLVGSADDEIAWLRSLRERRVRLGVVTVSALDAVDTRLAAIEAGADDHLVRPVDPRELVARCQALLRRQGGVLRSDVVVCGELVVDSRRREVRHGSVPIDLTPREWSILEFLVLHAGAAVTKDRLLRAIAGWDERLAPNAIEVYVSRLRGKLAGTGARISTVRGVGYRLEQPVEAA; from the coding sequence ATGAAGATACTCGCGATCAGCCGCGACGAGTCGGGCCTCGGTCCGCTCGCCGAACCCCTGCGGATGGCCGGCCATCAGGTCGAGGCGGCCGCGTCGACCGCGGCGGCCGACGAGGCGCTGCGCGGTGGGCACTTCGACGCGATCGTCGTCGACCTGGTCGGGTCGGCGGACGACGAGATCGCCTGGCTGCGCAGCCTGCGCGAGCGGCGGGTGCGCCTCGGCGTGGTCACGGTCAGCGCGCTCGACGCGGTCGACACGCGGCTCGCCGCGATCGAGGCCGGCGCCGACGACCACCTGGTGCGCCCGGTCGATCCGCGCGAGCTGGTCGCGCGCTGCCAGGCCCTGCTGCGCCGGCAGGGGGGCGTGCTGCGCTCGGACGTCGTCGTGTGCGGCGAACTGGTCGTCGACAGCCGGCGGCGCGAGGTCAGGCACGGCTCAGTGCCGATCGACCTCACTCCGCGCGAGTGGTCGATCCTGGAGTTCCTCGTGTTGCACGCGGGTGCGGCGGTCACCAAGGACAGGCTGCTGCGGGCGATCGCCGGCTGGGACGAGCGGCTCGCGCCCAATGCGATCGAGGTCTACGTGTCGCGGCTGCGCGGCAAGCTCGCCGGAACCGGCGCGCGGATCAGCACGGTGCGAGGCGTCGGCTACCGGCTGGAGCAGCCCGTCGAGGCCGCCTGA
- the tsaE gene encoding tRNA (adenosine(37)-N6)-threonylcarbamoyltransferase complex ATPase subunit type 1 TsaE codes for MPAEAIPDPESLSLKLADEAATARLAQAIAGALRAGTTIHLSGDLGSGKTAFTRALLRFLGHTGRAKSPTFSLLEPYNLSSFDLYHFDFYRLSSERAWLDAGFDEYLDGRGVVVIEWPEMAGDTLPAPDLLLRIRCDPTAGADARLVEAVGRGPRGRECLNAIRAAGFCGPDSGLAAAPR; via the coding sequence ATGCCCGCCGAAGCCATCCCAGACCCCGAATCCCTGAGCCTGAAACTGGCCGACGAGGCCGCCACCGCGAGGCTGGCCCAGGCGATCGCCGGCGCGCTGCGTGCCGGCACCACGATCCACCTGTCGGGCGACCTGGGCAGCGGCAAGACCGCGTTCACCCGCGCGCTGCTGAGGTTCCTCGGCCACACCGGCCGCGCGAAAAGTCCCACCTTTTCGCTGCTCGAACCTTATAATCTATCGAGCTTCGACCTCTATCATTTTGATTTTTATAGGCTCTCTTCCGAACGGGCTTGGCTGGATGCAGGCTTCGACGAATATCTCGACGGGCGTGGCGTGGTCGTCATCGAATGGCCAGAGATGGCCGGCGACACGCTGCCCGCGCCCGACCTGCTGCTGCGGATCCGCTGCGATCCGACGGCGGGGGCCGACGCGCGCCTCGTCGAGGCGGTGGGACGCGGGCCGAGGGGTCGCGAATGCCTGAACGCGATTCGCGCCGCCGGCTTCTGCGGGCCGGATTCAGGGCTGGCAGCGGCGCCGCGCTGA